Proteins encoded in a region of the Ignavibacteriales bacterium genome:
- a CDS encoding T9SS type A sorting domain-containing protein — MKRIKIFPLILLILLSSNSILFAQEPDTLWTKRIGGDSIDVAYDVEELWDGGFAVVGYTKSIPLTDYDIWLLRTDSNGDTLWTKTYGGDGDEYAYSMKKTEDGGFIIAGTTNSFGVGQFDFYVIRTDSLGDTLWTRTFGGANDDICWSVDKTFDGGFIFAGEKDAFPEVSDAMLIKTDPLGEPVWEKHYGTLLDDKLYSIKATESGDFVASGTVYFGIQDVAGWLLKIDADGDSLWSKFYGDIKQDLMFGIALTSDGGYVLSGGFRVPSTFDYDLWLIKTDSSGSEQWSQTLDYENDTDIGYSVQQTSDGGYIITGQAAPFDGGLEAWLVRTDSIGNILWDKLLPFFPRNLLNNLDNPNAGSNGAHGGNSIKQISDGGYIMAGYSDKIQGNHLDVYLVRIASDIIPVELTSFTATTQQNAVALNWQTATETNNSGFEIERKQVGSPQSSVSNQDWNQIAFIPGFGTTTEPKSYSFVDENLSSGKYQYRLKQIDFDGSFEYSNTVEVEINSPTEFSLGQNYPNPFNPTTKIKYTIPTVTLSLSKGDIYVTLKVYDILGNEVATLVNEPQQPGTYEVEFNVGQAISLSSGVYYYQLRSGGFVETKKMILFH; from the coding sequence ATGAAAAGAATTAAAATATTTCCTCTCATATTATTGATATTGTTATCATCAAATTCAATTTTATTTGCCCAAGAACCCGATACTTTGTGGACAAAAAGAATAGGTGGGGACAGTATAGATGTAGCTTACGATGTTGAAGAGCTTTGGGATGGTGGATTTGCAGTAGTTGGTTATACCAAATCAATCCCCCTTACGGATTACGACATTTGGCTGCTGCGTACAGACTCAAACGGTGATACTTTATGGACAAAAACTTATGGGGGAGACGGAGATGAATATGCTTACTCAATGAAGAAAACAGAGGATGGTGGTTTTATAATTGCCGGAACAACCAACTCATTCGGTGTTGGTCAGTTTGATTTCTATGTTATAAGAACAGACTCTCTTGGTGATACGCTATGGACAAGAACGTTTGGTGGGGCAAACGATGATATTTGCTGGTCGGTGGATAAGACATTTGACGGAGGTTTTATCTTTGCGGGTGAAAAAGACGCATTCCCAGAAGTCTCTGATGCAATGCTAATCAAAACTGATCCTTTGGGGGAACCTGTTTGGGAGAAGCATTATGGAACATTGCTTGATGACAAGTTATATTCTATCAAAGCAACTGAGTCTGGTGATTTTGTCGCATCGGGAACGGTTTATTTTGGAATTCAGGATGTTGCAGGTTGGTTATTGAAAATAGATGCTGATGGAGATTCTCTCTGGTCTAAATTTTATGGCGATATCAAACAGGATTTGATGTTTGGGATTGCTCTAACCTCTGATGGTGGGTATGTATTGTCAGGTGGATTTAGAGTTCCATCTACATTTGACTATGATTTGTGGCTGATAAAGACCGATTCTTCCGGGAGTGAACAATGGTCACAGACACTTGATTATGAAAACGATACTGATATTGGTTATTCGGTTCAGCAAACATCAGATGGCGGATATATCATTACCGGGCAAGCGGCACCATTTGATGGGGGGTTAGAAGCTTGGCTTGTTCGAACTGATTCAATCGGAAATATCTTATGGGATAAGCTACTTCCTTTCTTCCCTAGAAATTTATTAAACAACTTGGATAACCCAAATGCTGGTAGTAACGGCGCTCACGGAGGTAATTCAATAAAGCAAATTTCTGATGGAGGGTATATAATGGCTGGGTATTCCGATAAAATTCAGGGTAATCATTTAGATGTTTATTTAGTTCGTATTGCCTCTGATATCATCCCTGTAGAACTAACATCCTTTACCGCAACAACACAGCAAAACGCAGTTGCGCTTAACTGGCAAACCGCAACGGAGACAAATAACAGCGGATTTGAGATAGAAAGAAAACAAGTCGGCAGTCCTCAGTCTTCAGTCAGCAATCAGGATTGGAATCAAATTGCTTTCATTCCCGGATTTGGAACTACCACCGAACCAAAGAGTTATTCATTCGTTGATGAAAATCTTTCTTCAGGAAAATATCAGTACAGATTAAAACAAATTGACTTTGATGGAAGTTTTGAATACTCAAACACAGTTGAAGTTGAAATAAATTCACCAACAGAATTTTCTCTTGGACAGAACTACCCCAACCCATTTAACCCAACAACAAAAATAAAATATACAATTCCCACTGTCACCCTGAGCTTGTCGAAGGGTGACATTTATGTAACATTGAAAGTTTACGATATACTTGGCAACGAAGTAGCCACACTCGTAAACGAGCCACAGCAGCCCGGCACGTATGAAGTTGAGTTTAACGTAGGACAGGCTATCAGCCTGTCCAGCGGCGTTTACTACTACCAACTAAGGTCAGGTGGTTTTGTTGAAACTAAGAAGATGATTTTATTCCACTGA
- a CDS encoding exo-alpha-sialidase produces MKSIFHKVLFVLFTLLVVSSISFGQFTDPRMWSTQIQPTGEYFQIPITHLKYVHPNKSPRVFDTPFGSVTVGISTRVHPSNFTQSEVPIQRSPLDENTMFASSNAVRISPFFISEGVYVTTDGGATWHGSDTCKTTPVTGHGGDPAPAIGPDGRFYMTFLDGGFNGLKAAYSTNGGTSWSSIINIITGSQDKNHTVVDNRPGSPFNGRVYASWSRFTASAPPIAISYSTNGGVNWSSAQNINTPPGGHYSQGVNGAIGPNGEVYMVWQNPITSGNFTGDQMGFGKSTDGGVTWSVNNNIYDCNGIRGFLFNTSIRVNDFPWMGVDTTAGVRSGWIYVVHAEKNLAPAGSDPDVIMHRSTDGGTTWSAGIRVNQDPPNNGAEQYMPALVVGRDGSVNVVYYDARNLTNDSASVYVARSVDGGDSWTEFEVSDHHFKPKSIPGLAGGYQGDYIGITETNGMLYAYWADDKTGIYQAWVAEVSFGPGCEVDPPTNPVPANGSSDVSINLAEISWTNGVNALNNDLYFGTNPGSLPLVQSGSLSTNWTIPDTLEYSTTYYWQVVENGASCTTTGPFWSFQTESDPNINLSFEDNFDTYIAGQQVACQNPVDWTTWNFTPCDPVTDAFVSTTQKFSAPNSAVIVDDNDLVYAIPDYTTGKFSVSFQMYVQSGFDAYWNCLQHFDGANSVWGFEAYFDGGAGYISAEQNPQAATFSYPFNTWFSNELIVDLDIDQAEYKVNGVSVHTWQWSPGIPNSGGLNQLGGVDLYGYGLLSSGQSRYYVDDFKLTDLLAIPVELTSFTASSNSADDVVLNWTTATETNNKGFDVEKMIENKFEKVGYVPGFGTTTEPRDYSYTDSKLTQGTHTYRLKQIDFNGTFEYSNQVEVEVSAPVKFSLEQNYPNPFNPSTVISYSLPQKEFVSIKVIDILGREVVTLVNEVKPAGKFEVEFDASSLASGVYVYRIKAGSFTTSKKMLLTK; encoded by the coding sequence ATGAAATCAATATTTCATAAAGTTCTTTTTGTGCTGTTTACTCTGTTGGTAGTTTCTTCTATTTCTTTTGGTCAGTTTACTGATCCAAGAATGTGGAGCACACAAATACAACCAACGGGCGAGTATTTTCAGATTCCAATTACACATCTGAAATATGTCCATCCAAATAAATCACCGAGAGTGTTTGATACGCCATTCGGTTCAGTTACTGTTGGAATAAGTACAAGGGTACATCCAAGTAATTTCACACAGAGTGAAGTTCCGATTCAAAGATCCCCCCTTGACGAGAATACAATGTTTGCTTCTTCTAATGCAGTTCGCATTAGTCCATTCTTTATTTCAGAAGGTGTTTATGTTACTACCGACGGCGGTGCAACATGGCATGGAAGCGACACCTGCAAAACTACTCCCGTTACCGGTCACGGCGGCGATCCCGCACCGGCAATTGGGCCCGATGGAAGATTTTATATGACTTTTCTCGATGGCGGTTTTAATGGATTAAAAGCTGCTTACTCTACTAATGGTGGTACTTCATGGAGCAGTATAATTAATATTATTACCGGCTCTCAAGATAAAAATCATACTGTAGTTGATAACAGACCCGGCAGTCCATTTAATGGAAGAGTCTATGCTAGCTGGTCGAGGTTTACCGCTTCTGCTCCTCCGATTGCAATTTCATATTCAACGAACGGCGGGGTAAACTGGAGTTCCGCACAAAATATTAATACCCCTCCCGGCGGACATTATTCACAGGGAGTTAATGGCGCCATCGGACCTAACGGAGAGGTTTATATGGTTTGGCAGAATCCAATTACTTCAGGTAACTTCACAGGTGATCAGATGGGATTTGGTAAGTCAACAGATGGCGGAGTTACCTGGTCGGTAAATAATAATATTTACGATTGTAACGGCATCAGAGGATTTCTTTTTAATACGAGCATAAGAGTAAATGATTTTCCATGGATGGGTGTTGATACAACTGCTGGAGTCAGAAGCGGTTGGATTTATGTCGTACATGCTGAAAAAAATCTAGCACCAGCCGGAAGCGATCCCGATGTAATTATGCACAGATCAACTGATGGCGGTACAACCTGGTCAGCAGGTATCCGCGTAAATCAGGATCCGCCAAATAACGGTGCTGAGCAATATATGCCTGCATTAGTTGTAGGTAGAGACGGCAGTGTTAATGTCGTTTACTACGATGCAAGAAATCTTACTAATGATTCTGCTTCAGTTTATGTTGCACGATCAGTAGATGGCGGTGATAGCTGGACTGAATTTGAAGTTTCGGATCATCACTTCAAACCAAAATCTATTCCCGGTCTTGCCGGCGGTTATCAAGGTGATTACATCGGTATCACTGAAACCAACGGAATGCTTTATGCTTACTGGGCAGATGACAAAACAGGTATTTATCAGGCATGGGTTGCTGAAGTTTCATTCGGACCCGGCTGTGAGGTTGATCCCCCCACTAATCCTGTTCCGGCGAATGGTTCTTCAGATGTTTCTATAAATCTTGCTGAGATTAGCTGGACTAACGGAGTTAATGCCTTAAATAACGATTTATATTTTGGAACAAACCCGGGTAGTTTACCGCTTGTTCAAAGTGGTTCCCTTTCAACTAACTGGACTATCCCCGACACATTGGAATATAGTACAACCTATTACTGGCAGGTAGTGGAGAACGGAGCTTCGTGCACTACCACAGGTCCATTCTGGAGTTTCCAAACAGAGAGCGATCCGAACATTAATTTATCTTTCGAAGATAATTTTGATACTTACATCGCTGGACAGCAGGTAGCATGTCAGAATCCTGTTGATTGGACGACTTGGAATTTTACTCCTTGCGATCCAGTTACAGATGCATTTGTTTCTACAACACAAAAATTCAGTGCGCCCAATTCTGCAGTAATCGTTGATGACAACGATTTAGTATATGCAATCCCCGATTACACAACTGGAAAATTCAGTGTAAGTTTTCAGATGTATGTTCAATCAGGGTTTGATGCTTACTGGAATTGCCTCCAGCATTTTGATGGAGCAAATAGTGTATGGGGATTTGAAGCCTACTTTGATGGCGGTGCAGGATACATTTCTGCTGAACAGAATCCACAAGCGGCAACATTCAGTTATCCATTCAATACCTGGTTCTCTAATGAACTAATAGTTGATTTAGATATTGATCAGGCGGAATATAAGGTTAACGGTGTTTCTGTTCATACATGGCAATGGAGTCCGGGCATTCCAAACTCGGGCGGATTAAATCAATTGGGTGGGGTTGATCTTTATGGTTATGGTTTACTTTCATCAGGTCAAAGCAGATATTATGTTGATGATTTCAAATTAACTGATTTACTTGCGATCCCGGTAGAACTCACTTCATTTACAGCCAGCTCAAATTCTGCGGATGATGTAGTTCTTAACTGGACAACTGCAACTGAGACTAACAACAAAGGCTTTGATGTTGAAAAAATGATTGAAAATAAATTCGAAAAGGTTGGATACGTTCCCGGCTTCGGAACAACAACTGAACCGCGTGATTATTCCTATACTGATTCAAAACTAACACAAGGCACGCATACTTACAGATTGAAACAGATTGATTTCAATGGTACATTTGAATACTCAAATCAAGTAGAAGTTGAAGTTTCTGCTCCTGTTAAATTTTCACTCGAACAAAACTACCCCAACCCTTTTAATCCGAGTACAGTAATCTCTTACTCACTGCCGCAAAAGGAATTTGTGTCAATAAAAGTAATTGATATACTCGGAAGGGAAGTGGTAACTCTTGTGAACGAAGTAAAACCTGCCGGCAAGTTTGAAGTAGAATTTGATGCTTCATCATTAGCAAGCGGAGTTTATGTTTACCGGATAAAAGCCGGAAGTTTTACAACTTCAAAGAAGATGCTGTTGACAAAGTAA
- a CDS encoding fatty acid desaturase has product MFQKNFTSIKPNWDTLVAKYQISNKWKSIWQLINSFASYIIIWYLMYFTLDISYWLTLLLSIPAAGFVIRIFIIQHDCGHGSFFESRKANDSWGKICSIFTLTPYYYWRKKHAIHHASAGKLGQRGIGDIYTMTVDEFLQQSRWGRIKYRLYRNPIILFVVIPVILFMILYRFPLPPAKGLKKLHPGVYLTSLVLLLLTAGLVWLIGIKAFVLIQFPITFIASSTGTWLFYVQHQFEDAYWTKDNSWDYELAAMQGSSYYKLPKVLQWFTGNIGFHHIHHLSPKIPNYLLEKCHKENPVFQKGVTLTLGSSLRSIFLKLWDEKQKKLISFHYFKRQRVGM; this is encoded by the coding sequence ATGTTTCAAAAAAACTTTACATCCATAAAACCGAACTGGGATACTCTTGTCGCGAAATATCAAATCTCGAATAAGTGGAAAAGTATCTGGCAGTTAATCAATTCATTTGCTTCATACATAATCATTTGGTATCTGATGTATTTCACATTGGATATCAGTTATTGGCTAACTCTTCTTCTTTCAATTCCCGCTGCAGGATTCGTAATTCGCATATTCATCATCCAACACGATTGCGGGCACGGTTCGTTTTTTGAATCAAGAAAAGCCAACGATTCATGGGGAAAGATTTGCAGTATCTTTACTCTGACGCCTTATTACTATTGGCGGAAGAAACATGCAATCCATCATGCAAGTGCCGGTAAACTTGGACAAAGAGGCATTGGTGATATTTACACAATGACTGTTGATGAATTCCTGCAGCAGTCGCGCTGGGGTAGAATAAAATACCGTCTGTACCGCAACCCGATAATATTGTTCGTGGTTATTCCGGTTATTCTTTTTATGATTCTCTACCGCTTCCCCCTCCCGCCCGCAAAAGGATTAAAGAAACTTCACCCGGGCGTTTACCTTACAAGTCTGGTTCTTTTATTATTAACAGCAGGATTAGTCTGGCTGATCGGGATAAAAGCTTTTGTACTCATTCAATTCCCGATTACTTTTATTGCCTCATCAACCGGCACGTGGTTGTTTTATGTTCAACATCAATTTGAGGATGCTTACTGGACAAAAGATAATTCGTGGGATTATGAACTTGCCGCTATGCAGGGAAGTTCATACTACAAGCTGCCGAAAGTACTTCAATGGTTTACGGGTAATATTGGGTTTCATCATATCCACCACCTTAGTCCGAAGATACCAAATTACCTTCTGGAAAAATGCCATAAAGAAAATCCCGTATTTCAGAAAGGTGTTACTTTAACACTTGGCTCAAGTCTGCGAAGTATATTTCTAAAACTGTGGGATGAAAAACAAAAAAAGTTGATCAGCTTTCATTACTTCAAACGTCAGAGGGTGGGGATGTAA
- the creD gene encoding cell envelope integrity protein CreD: MKKGSVIVRIIFTIGVIALLLIPLTMIQSLITERQKYRDEAVNEINKSWAGSQVVTGPILTIINESLVENRNGEKYLAQNNYNLLPENLKYETEVFPETRYRGIYEVTLYEANIRISGYFDLDKIKTVNYEELLLNVKENYLSFSISDLKGIQEDIAANWDKEKKEVNPGLKTKDLFRNGFTTDVNINKNDKKYYFDVTIKLKGSENLEFIPLGKSTEVSVKSNWNNPSFVGNFLPSSRKINSDGFTANWNINHFNREYPQEWQNNKYELYSSAFGVKLLVPVDEYQKTMRTSKYGIMIIILTFVSFFMIEIFSKKVLHPIQYLLIGLSLVIFYSILLSLSEYLLFQYSYLIASLLVVFLISLYTSNVYGNYKLGLFIGIFLILFYGFMYIILQLQDYSLLLGNIALFIVLAAIMYLTRKINWYDVLSSKRNSD, encoded by the coding sequence ATGAAAAAAGGATCAGTAATAGTTCGGATTATTTTTACTATTGGCGTAATAGCACTACTGCTAATTCCATTGACAATGATTCAATCATTGATTACTGAAAGACAAAAATATCGAGATGAAGCTGTTAATGAGATAAATAAAAGCTGGGCAGGTTCACAAGTTGTAACCGGACCAATTCTTACAATTATAAATGAAAGCCTGGTGGAAAACCGAAATGGAGAAAAATATTTAGCTCAAAATAATTACAACTTGCTTCCGGAGAATTTAAAATACGAGACAGAAGTATTCCCGGAGACCCGATATAGAGGTATTTATGAAGTCACATTGTATGAAGCAAATATTAGAATAAGCGGATATTTCGATCTTGACAAAATAAAGACGGTTAACTATGAAGAACTGCTTCTTAACGTTAAAGAAAATTATCTTTCATTTAGTATCTCTGATTTAAAAGGAATACAAGAAGATATAGCAGCAAATTGGGACAAAGAAAAAAAAGAAGTTAATCCCGGATTAAAAACAAAAGATTTATTTCGCAACGGATTTACAACTGACGTAAATATTAACAAGAATGATAAAAAATATTATTTCGATGTTACAATTAAACTAAAAGGAAGTGAAAACCTTGAGTTCATTCCACTTGGAAAAAGTACTGAAGTATCAGTGAAATCAAATTGGAATAATCCAAGTTTCGTTGGGAATTTTCTCCCCTCCTCAAGAAAAATAAACAGCGATGGATTTACAGCTAATTGGAATATAAATCATTTCAATAGAGAATATCCTCAGGAGTGGCAGAACAATAAATATGAATTATATTCAAGTGCATTTGGAGTAAAACTTCTTGTTCCTGTTGATGAGTATCAAAAGACAATGCGAACATCAAAATATGGAATAATGATTATCATTTTAACTTTTGTCAGTTTTTTTATGATAGAAATTTTTAGTAAAAAGGTTTTACATCCAATTCAATATTTATTAATAGGGCTTTCCTTAGTTATCTTTTATTCGATTTTATTATCTCTTTCAGAATATCTCTTATTTCAATACTCGTATTTAATTGCAAGTTTACTCGTAGTATTCCTAATAAGTTTGTACACATCAAATGTCTATGGTAATTATAAGCTTGGATTGTTTATCGGGATATTTTTAATTTTATTCTATGGTTTTATGTATATAATATTGCAATTACAGGATTACTCGTTACTATTAGGAAACATCGCTTTGTTTATCGTATTAGCTGCTATAATGTATCTAACAAGAAAAATAAATTGGTATGATGTTTTGAGTTCTAAAAGGAATTCGGATTAA
- a CDS encoding helix-turn-helix transcriptional regulator: MSDLKKYVARRKKEDAEFAENYDIGYQNFKIGILLKQLREKSGLTQEELAEKLKTRKSVISRIENHSEDIKLSTLGRYARTLGRKIRIEVV, translated from the coding sequence ATGAGCGATTTAAAAAAATATGTTGCACGAAGAAAAAAAGAAGATGCCGAGTTTGCAGAAAATTATGATATTGGTTATCAAAATTTTAAAATAGGCATTTTACTTAAACAACTGAGAGAAAAATCCGGTTTAACTCAAGAAGAATTAGCAGAGAAGTTAAAAACAAGAAAGTCTGTCATATCAAGGATAGAAAATCATTCTGAAGATATTAAGCTCTCAACACTTGGTCGTTATGCCAGAACATTAGGAAGAAAGATAAGAATAGAAGTAGTTTAA
- a CDS encoding type II toxin-antitoxin system RelE/ParE family toxin, producing the protein MREVNFYQSESGKYPAKEFLDSLRGKKDNKITWVLELFEDTSIVTKQYFKKLKSTDEIWEIRIIFSGDIFRLLGFFETDGNFIITNGFVKKTKKTPLNEIKIAEGRKRNYYERKK; encoded by the coding sequence ATGCGAGAAGTAAATTTTTATCAATCGGAAAGCGGAAAATATCCAGCTAAGGAATTCCTTGACTCCCTTAGGGGAAAGAAGGATAATAAAATTACCTGGGTTTTAGAACTTTTTGAAGATACTTCCATTGTTACTAAACAATATTTTAAAAAGTTAAAAAGCACCGATGAAATTTGGGAAATCAGAATAATATTTTCAGGCGATATTTTTAGATTATTAGGTTTTTTCGAGACTGATGGAAATTTTATAATAACAAATGGATTTGTTAAGAAAACAAAAAAAACACCGCTGAATGAAATTAAGATAGCAGAAGGAAGAAAGAGAAACTATTATGAAAGGAAGAAATAA
- a CDS encoding outer membrane beta-barrel protein yields the protein MKKEWLMLVLLFVVSGAQAQIIRGYGLKFGTTISNQEWEYSQASGFSNSSFDTDNRIGFNIGIFSEFLDIPFISIVTEVNYIQKGMKKELPVTTINQPYGTGEFVTWNTRIDYLNISAFGKLRFNIGLFAPYVLIGPKMDFEFNKINSLGTVNDVEENFNKNRFGFKVGIGTEINLLSLNLLAEILYNKDFNELFEHENLKVNSNSFDLRVGIIL from the coding sequence ATGAAAAAAGAATGGCTAATGCTTGTTTTATTGTTTGTTGTTTCTGGTGCACAAGCACAAATTATTAGGGGATACGGATTAAAGTTTGGAACAACAATTTCAAACCAGGAATGGGAATATTCGCAAGCATCAGGATTTTCAAATTCAAGCTTCGATACTGATAATAGAATTGGTTTTAACATTGGAATATTTTCTGAGTTTTTAGATATACCATTTATTAGCATTGTTACAGAGGTAAATTATATTCAAAAGGGAATGAAAAAAGAGCTTCCTGTGACTACAATAAATCAGCCTTATGGGACTGGTGAATTTGTTACTTGGAATACAAGAATTGACTATTTAAATATTTCAGCTTTTGGAAAGCTTAGATTTAATATTGGACTTTTTGCACCTTATGTCTTGATAGGTCCAAAAATGGATTTTGAATTTAACAAAATAAATTCATTGGGAACAGTTAATGATGTTGAAGAAAATTTTAATAAGAATAGGTTTGGTTTCAAGGTAGGAATTGGAACAGAAATAAATTTGTTATCATTAAATCTGCTAGCAGAAATTTTATACAATAAAGATTTTAATGAATTATTTGAACATGAAAATTTAAAAGTCAATTCAAATTCATTCGATTTAAGAGTTGGAATAATATTATAA
- a CDS encoding outer membrane beta-barrel protein: MVRYYFFVIIIFGGVVLPQSKVSLSAMGGFNYIPLKNFSHYLNSFENPQLDKYSFSGNVKINYSFNSQHHIYIGGEYISTNASFSGGFGSVIWTFEAIPVTVGYEYSIKSDNQGWVPYVGAGISYVFGNTEDTYLGDDGSMIENYADNSFGFEIKIGVDKDIVENLFLSSEIKYRYIGDGNIGKYSVVEKNLSGVSFLAGVKLAIF, encoded by the coding sequence ATGGTGAGATATTATTTTTTTGTAATAATTATTTTTGGTGGTGTTGTTTTACCTCAGAGCAAAGTTTCTCTTTCAGCTATGGGTGGGTTTAATTATATCCCGTTGAAAAATTTTTCGCATTATTTGAATTCTTTTGAAAACCCCCAGCTTGATAAATATAGTTTTAGCGGTAATGTGAAAATTAATTATTCATTTAATTCACAGCATCATATTTATATAGGTGGCGAGTACATCAGTACAAATGCATCTTTTTCGGGTGGTTTTGGTTCGGTGATCTGGACATTTGAAGCAATCCCGGTTACAGTTGGTTATGAATATTCTATAAAGAGCGATAACCAGGGGTGGGTTCCATACGTGGGGGCGGGCATCTCTTATGTCTTTGGAAATACTGAAGATACCTATTTGGGAGACGACGGTAGCATGATAGAAAATTACGCAGATAATTCTTTTGGGTTTGAAATTAAAATAGGCGTTGACAAAGATATTGTAGAAAATTTATTTCTGAGTAGTGAAATTAAATATAGATATATCGGAGATGGTAATATAGGCAAATACTCTGTTGTTGAAAAAAATTTATCAGGCGTTTCGTTTTTAGCCGGAGTTAAACTGGCTATATTTTAA
- a CDS encoding GNAT family N-acetyltransferase, translated as MKIEIDKSVFEKFPELESERLLFREFLLSDSKDLYLIESNDAVVRYMDKHKMESINDSENYIRSCRESYKTENSIEWGIIEKSSNSFIGYFGFWRIVKAHCRAEIGYSLNPGYWGKGYMTESLKTLLLYGFNKLKLHSIEANVNPKNKNSIKLLEGIGFKKEAYFRENFLFDDKFLDTITYSLLEKYMKDT; from the coding sequence ATGAAAATAGAAATAGACAAAAGTGTTTTTGAAAAATTCCCGGAATTAGAAAGTGAACGACTTCTGTTTAGGGAGTTTTTGTTGAGTGATTCAAAAGACTTGTATCTCATTGAGTCGAATGATGCTGTAGTAAGATATATGGATAAACACAAAATGGAATCGATCAACGATTCTGAGAATTATATTCGGTCCTGTAGGGAGTCATATAAAACTGAAAATAGTATAGAGTGGGGAATTATTGAAAAAAGTTCAAATAGTTTCATCGGGTATTTCGGATTTTGGAGAATAGTCAAAGCGCATTGTAGAGCTGAAATAGGGTATTCTCTCAATCCAGGTTATTGGGGGAAGGGGTATATGACAGAGAGTTTAAAGACACTATTATTATATGGGTTCAATAAATTAAAACTTCATAGCATCGAAGCAAATGTAAATCCCAAAAACAAAAATTCTATAAAGCTACTTGAAGGGATTGGGTTTAAAAAAGAAGCCTATTTTAGAGAAAACTTTTTGTTTGATGATAAGTTCCTGGATACTATCACTTATTCATTACTTGAAAAGTATATGAAAGACACTTGA
- a CDS encoding PD40 domain-containing protein → MKHKASELYPCFSSDGKSFCFASNLNGNFDIYYMSTDVGYAKTQVTSNLDDENISKLVPNGDLILFSIFKS, encoded by the coding sequence CTGAAACATAAAGCTTCAGAATTATATCCCTGTTTTTCAAGTGATGGTAAAAGTTTTTGTTTTGCTTCGAATTTAAATGGTAATTTTGATATTTACTATATGAGTACCGATGTTGGATATGCAAAAACTCAAGTTACATCTAATCTTGATGATGAAAATATTTCCAAATTGGTCCCTAATGGTGATTTAATCCTATTCTCAATATTCAAATCTTGA